The Xenopus tropicalis strain Nigerian chromosome 2, UCB_Xtro_10.0, whole genome shotgun sequence genome window below encodes:
- the rnf41 gene encoding E3 ubiquitin-protein ligase NRDP1 isoform X2, producing the protein MGFLKAPHCEHAFCNACITQWFSQQQTCPVDRSVVTVAHLRPVPRIMRNMLSKLQITCDNAVFGCTTIVRLDNLMSHLSDCEHNPKRPVTCEQGCGLEMPKDELPNHNCIKHLRSVVQQQQIRIGELEKAAAESKHQLSEQKRDIQLLKAYMRAIRSANPNLQNLEETIEYNEILEWVNSLQPARVTRWGGMISTPDAVLQAVIKRSLVESGCPASIVNELIENAHERNWPQGLATLETRQMNRRYYENYVAKRIPGKQAVVVMACENQHMGEDMVLEPGLVMIFAHGVEEI; encoded by the exons atgggcttcctaAAG GCTCCTCACTGCGAGCACGCATTCTGCAATGCTTGCATTACCCAGTGGTTCTCTCAGCAACAAACCTGTCCTGTCGACCGCAGTGTTGTGACTGTCGCCCATTTACGACCAGTTCCCCGCATCATGCGGAATATGCTATCAAAGTTGCAAATTACATGTGACAACGCAGTTTTTGGCTGTACCACCATTGTGCGACTTGACAACCTCATGTCTCACCTTAGTGACTGTGAACATAATCCAAAGCGACCGGTGACATGTGAGCAGGGTTGTGG ACTGGAAATGCCCAAAGATGAACTACCAAACCACAACTGCATAAAACACCTGCGCTCTGTGGTGCAGCAACAGCAGATACGGATAGGGGAGCTGGAAAAAGCAGCTGCTGAGAGCAAGCACCAGCTCTCTGAACAG AAAAGGGATATCCAGTTGCTGAAAGCCTATATGAGAGCCATCCGAAGCGCCAATCCAAACCTACAGAACCTAGAAGAGACTATAGAGTACAATGAAATCCTTGA gtGGGTGAACTCCTTACAGCCAGCACGTGTGACCAGATGGGGCGGGATGATATCCACACCAGATGCAGTTCTACAAGCTGTCATTAAGCGCTCTCTGGTGGAAAGTGGCTGTCCAGCCTCCATCGTAAATGAGCTTATTGAGAATGCTCATGAGCGTAACTGGCCACAGGGTCTGGCCACACTAGAGACTCGACAGATGAACAGGAGGTATTATGAGAACTATGTGGCCAAACGTATTCCTGGCAAGCAGGCAGTGGTGGTGATGGCTTGTGAGAACCAGCACATGGGGGAAGATATGGTGCTGGAACCTGGACTAGTGATGATCTTTGCTCATGGAGTTGAAGAAATTTAA
- the rnf41 gene encoding E3 ubiquitin-protein ligase NRDP1 isoform X1 gives MGYDVSRFQGDVDEDLICPICSGVLEEPVQAPHCEHAFCNACITQWFSQQQTCPVDRSVVTVAHLRPVPRIMRNMLSKLQITCDNAVFGCTTIVRLDNLMSHLSDCEHNPKRPVTCEQGCGLEMPKDELPNHNCIKHLRSVVQQQQIRIGELEKAAAESKHQLSEQKRDIQLLKAYMRAIRSANPNLQNLEETIEYNEILEWVNSLQPARVTRWGGMISTPDAVLQAVIKRSLVESGCPASIVNELIENAHERNWPQGLATLETRQMNRRYYENYVAKRIPGKQAVVVMACENQHMGEDMVLEPGLVMIFAHGVEEI, from the exons ATGGGGTATGATGTAAGTCGTTTCCAGGGTGATGTTGACGAAGATCTTATTTGCCCCATTTGCAGTGGGGTCTTGGAGGAGCCAGTGCAA GCTCCTCACTGCGAGCACGCATTCTGCAATGCTTGCATTACCCAGTGGTTCTCTCAGCAACAAACCTGTCCTGTCGACCGCAGTGTTGTGACTGTCGCCCATTTACGACCAGTTCCCCGCATCATGCGGAATATGCTATCAAAGTTGCAAATTACATGTGACAACGCAGTTTTTGGCTGTACCACCATTGTGCGACTTGACAACCTCATGTCTCACCTTAGTGACTGTGAACATAATCCAAAGCGACCGGTGACATGTGAGCAGGGTTGTGG ACTGGAAATGCCCAAAGATGAACTACCAAACCACAACTGCATAAAACACCTGCGCTCTGTGGTGCAGCAACAGCAGATACGGATAGGGGAGCTGGAAAAAGCAGCTGCTGAGAGCAAGCACCAGCTCTCTGAACAG AAAAGGGATATCCAGTTGCTGAAAGCCTATATGAGAGCCATCCGAAGCGCCAATCCAAACCTACAGAACCTAGAAGAGACTATAGAGTACAATGAAATCCTTGA gtGGGTGAACTCCTTACAGCCAGCACGTGTGACCAGATGGGGCGGGATGATATCCACACCAGATGCAGTTCTACAAGCTGTCATTAAGCGCTCTCTGGTGGAAAGTGGCTGTCCAGCCTCCATCGTAAATGAGCTTATTGAGAATGCTCATGAGCGTAACTGGCCACAGGGTCTGGCCACACTAGAGACTCGACAGATGAACAGGAGGTATTATGAGAACTATGTGGCCAAACGTATTCCTGGCAAGCAGGCAGTGGTGGTGATGGCTTGTGAGAACCAGCACATGGGGGAAGATATGGTGCTGGAACCTGGACTAGTGATGATCTTTGCTCATGGAGTTGAAGAAATTTAA
- the rnf41 gene encoding E3 ubiquitin-protein ligase NRDP1 isoform X3: MRNMLSKLQITCDNAVFGCTTIVRLDNLMSHLSDCEHNPKRPVTCEQGCGLEMPKDELPNHNCIKHLRSVVQQQQIRIGELEKAAAESKHQLSEQKRDIQLLKAYMRAIRSANPNLQNLEETIEYNEILEWVNSLQPARVTRWGGMISTPDAVLQAVIKRSLVESGCPASIVNELIENAHERNWPQGLATLETRQMNRRYYENYVAKRIPGKQAVVVMACENQHMGEDMVLEPGLVMIFAHGVEEI, from the exons ATGCGGAATATGCTATCAAAGTTGCAAATTACATGTGACAACGCAGTTTTTGGCTGTACCACCATTGTGCGACTTGACAACCTCATGTCTCACCTTAGTGACTGTGAACATAATCCAAAGCGACCGGTGACATGTGAGCAGGGTTGTGG ACTGGAAATGCCCAAAGATGAACTACCAAACCACAACTGCATAAAACACCTGCGCTCTGTGGTGCAGCAACAGCAGATACGGATAGGGGAGCTGGAAAAAGCAGCTGCTGAGAGCAAGCACCAGCTCTCTGAACAG AAAAGGGATATCCAGTTGCTGAAAGCCTATATGAGAGCCATCCGAAGCGCCAATCCAAACCTACAGAACCTAGAAGAGACTATAGAGTACAATGAAATCCTTGA gtGGGTGAACTCCTTACAGCCAGCACGTGTGACCAGATGGGGCGGGATGATATCCACACCAGATGCAGTTCTACAAGCTGTCATTAAGCGCTCTCTGGTGGAAAGTGGCTGTCCAGCCTCCATCGTAAATGAGCTTATTGAGAATGCTCATGAGCGTAACTGGCCACAGGGTCTGGCCACACTAGAGACTCGACAGATGAACAGGAGGTATTATGAGAACTATGTGGCCAAACGTATTCCTGGCAAGCAGGCAGTGGTGGTGATGGCTTGTGAGAACCAGCACATGGGGGAAGATATGGTGCTGGAACCTGGACTAGTGATGATCTTTGCTCATGGAGTTGAAGAAATTTAA
- the nabp2 gene encoding SOSS complex subunit B1, with translation MTTETFVKDVKPGLKNLSVLFIVLETGRVTKTKDGHEVRTCKVADKTGSINISVWDDLGNFIQPGDIIRLTKGYASLFKGCLTLYTGRGGDLQKIGEFCMVYSEVPNFSEPNPEYIAQQSQNKQAQAESGTGTNSHNSSSPAPPASDLENGNGSNSSGPPTHQSTAPTHSTSGRITRSQPNHSIPGAPNSVSNGKEPRRTGKR, from the exons ATGACCACAGAAACCTTTGTGAAAGATGTGAAGCCTGGACTGAAAAACTTAAGTGTTCTATTTATAGTCCTGGAAACAG GAAGAGTAACGAAGACTAAAGATGGCCATGAAGTGAGAACATGTAAAGTGGCTGACAAAACTGGTAGTATTAACATCTCTGTTTGGGATGACTTGGGGAACTTTATTCAGCCGGGAGACATAATCAGGCTCACTAAAGG ATATGCTTCTTTATTCAAGGGCTGCCTGACTCTCTACACAGGAAGGGGAGGTGATCTACAGAAGATTGGAGA ATTCTGTATGGTTTATTCCGAAGTGCCCAATTTTAGTGAACCCAACCCAGAATATATTGCCCAGCAGTCCCAAAACAAGCAG GCTCAGGCAGAGAGTGGCACTGGGACAAACAGTCACAATTCATCCAGTCCAGCTCCTCCAG CATCTGATCTAGAAAATGGCAATGGATCGAACAGCTCTGGGCCTCCTACCCATCAATCCACAGCACCTACTCACTCAACCAGCGGGCGGATTACACGCAGCCAGCCTAACCATTCAATTCCCGGAGCTCCAAACTCTGTCAGTAATGGCAAAGAGCCACGGCGCACAGGGAAAAGATAG